In Brevibacillus brevis NBRC 100599, a single genomic region encodes these proteins:
- a CDS encoding YitT family protein, with product MARKRRTAIQMNSPQRKVLEYGMLVLGSLVLATSFNLFLNPNQIASGGVSGLSTILHNLFGFSPAVVQWAMNIPLFLLGFKFLDRQYSMKAAVGSIVLPLCVMLTSHLQPLTTNLLLASIYGGIGVGLGIGIVFRGRGSTGGFSIATQILHKYSGISLGACVAVFDGLVILFAGIVFDPEKALYALIALFVTSKTIDIVQMGWNTSKVAYIISNETDTLRETILYDLDRGVTLLDGAGGYTGDARKVLMAVVSQSEVSKLKIMVRSVDPDAFIILCPAQEVLGEGFRAG from the coding sequence GTGGCACGAAAAAGACGAACCGCAATCCAGATGAACAGTCCACAGCGAAAAGTACTCGAATACGGCATGCTGGTTCTTGGATCGCTAGTATTGGCAACTAGCTTCAATCTGTTTTTGAATCCAAACCAAATTGCTTCTGGAGGCGTTTCTGGGCTATCGACGATTTTACACAACTTGTTTGGTTTTTCTCCAGCGGTGGTACAATGGGCAATGAATATTCCTTTGTTTCTATTAGGATTCAAATTTCTCGATCGGCAATACAGTATGAAGGCGGCGGTTGGCTCCATTGTTCTCCCTTTGTGTGTCATGCTGACCAGTCATCTGCAGCCGTTAACCACGAATCTTCTGCTTGCAAGTATTTATGGAGGAATCGGGGTGGGGCTTGGGATTGGTATCGTGTTTCGGGGGAGAGGATCGACGGGCGGTTTTTCAATTGCAACGCAAATCCTCCACAAATATTCAGGAATTAGCTTGGGTGCATGTGTAGCTGTGTTTGATGGACTAGTGATCTTGTTTGCAGGGATTGTATTCGATCCGGAAAAAGCATTGTATGCACTTATCGCATTGTTTGTGACCAGCAAGACGATTGATATTGTTCAGATGGGCTGGAATACCTCCAAAGTCGCTTATATCATTTCGAATGAAACAGATACACTGAGAGAAACCATCTTGTACGATTTGGACCGCGGTGTCACTTTGCTGGATGGTGCAGGTGGATATACTGGAGACGCGCGTAAGGTGCTCATGGCAGTTGTCAGCCAAAGTGAAGTGAGCAAGCTGAAAATCATGGTGCGTTCGGTGGATCCCGATGCATTCATTATTTTGTGCCCTGCTCAGGAAGTGTTAGGAGAGGGTTTTCGAGCGGGATAG
- a CDS encoding Fur family transcriptional regulator, whose amino-acid sequence MDDHIVSVTQQVKHLGKRLTIQRRAVLLLMLTTRKFYTAKDIYHALKNEMPNITLSTVYTSLRFFVKMGIFKEHVHHDSPNQFECVVTMDEIQLPEVI is encoded by the coding sequence ATGGACGATCATATTGTCAGTGTCACACAACAAGTCAAGCATCTAGGAAAAAGATTAACCATCCAAAGAAGAGCCGTACTCCTTCTTATGCTTACTACTCGGAAATTCTATACAGCCAAAGACATTTATCACGCTTTGAAAAACGAGATGCCAAACATCACACTCTCAACCGTTTACACCAGCCTGCGCTTTTTCGTGAAAATGGGTATTTTCAAGGAGCATGTTCACCACGACTCGCCCAATCAATTTGAATGTGTGGTAACGATGGACGAAATTCAGTTGCCAGAAGTCATTTGA
- a CDS encoding aldo/keto reductase: MPKHLQDTTTLYNGVKMPWMGLGVFKVEEGQELELAVKNAIKHGYRSIDTAAIYNNEEGVGRGIRAGLQEAGITREDLFVTSKVWNADLGYESTLQAYETSLKKLGLEYLDLYLIHWPVEGKFKEAWRALETLYKKGLVKAIGVSNFHVHHLEELLKDAEIKPMVNQVEFHPRLSQDELRAYCKEQGIQFEAWSPLMQGQLLDNPVLKGIAEKHGKSIAQVIIRWDLQNGVVTIPKSTKEHRIVENASVFDFELSKEDMEMIHSLNQNHRVGPDPDNFDF; the protein is encoded by the coding sequence ATGCCAAAACATTTGCAAGATACAACTACACTGTACAACGGAGTAAAAATGCCTTGGATGGGTCTGGGTGTTTTTAAAGTAGAGGAAGGTCAGGAGCTTGAGCTAGCTGTAAAAAACGCAATCAAGCATGGCTACCGCAGTATCGACACAGCCGCTATTTATAACAATGAAGAGGGTGTTGGCCGTGGAATCCGTGCAGGTTTGCAGGAAGCGGGCATTACTCGGGAAGATCTTTTTGTTACCTCTAAAGTATGGAATGCGGATTTAGGGTATGAGTCAACGTTGCAAGCATATGAAACGAGCCTGAAAAAACTCGGGCTGGAATACTTGGACTTGTACCTCATTCACTGGCCGGTAGAAGGAAAGTTCAAAGAAGCATGGAGAGCATTGGAGACGCTGTACAAAAAAGGATTGGTAAAAGCGATCGGGGTGAGCAATTTCCACGTTCATCATTTAGAAGAGCTGCTTAAAGACGCTGAAATTAAGCCGATGGTCAACCAAGTGGAATTCCATCCGCGCTTGTCCCAAGATGAACTGCGTGCCTACTGCAAGGAGCAAGGGATTCAATTTGAAGCATGGTCTCCGCTTATGCAAGGTCAGCTATTGGACAATCCAGTACTAAAAGGAATTGCAGAAAAACACGGGAAGTCCATTGCCCAAGTCATTATACGCTGGGATTTGCAAAATGGCGTCGTAACCATTCCAAAGTCGACCAAAGAGCATCGAATCGTCGAGAATGCATCCGTATTTGATTTCGAACTATCGAAAGAAGACATGGAAATGATTCATTCCCTGAATCAAAATCACCGTGTTGGTCCAGACCCAGATAATTTTGATTTTTAA
- a CDS encoding winged helix-turn-helix transcriptional regulator, whose protein sequence is MKKKYNISVEATLEVIGGKWKCVILCHLTHGKKRTSELKRLMPGITQKMLTQQLRELEEDGIICRIIYNQVPPKVEYELSEYGWTLKSILDSLCLWGEKHIIKEYGDKYAVLEESILNQ, encoded by the coding sequence GTGAAAAAGAAGTATAACATTTCAGTGGAAGCTACACTTGAGGTCATCGGCGGTAAATGGAAATGCGTTATTTTGTGTCACCTGACTCACGGAAAAAAACGTACAAGTGAGTTGAAACGACTGATGCCGGGCATTACGCAGAAGATGCTGACACAGCAACTTAGAGAACTGGAAGAGGATGGTATCATCTGCCGGATCATTTACAATCAAGTTCCGCCCAAAGTGGAGTATGAGCTCAGCGAGTACGGCTGGACCTTGAAAAGTATTCTCGATTCGCTCTGCTTATGGGGCGAAAAGCATATCATTAAGGAGTACGGCGACAAGTATGCTGTATTGGAAGAAAGCATCTTAAATCAATAA
- a CDS encoding aldo/keto reductase, with product MLSPLGLGCWQFSNGHGMVGKFWPVIGPDDVLKIVQTSLHGGINWFDTAEVYGKGQSEQMLAKALKDAGTLADSAHIATKWWPVFRTAKSIGNTIDERIRLLDNRTIHLHQVHQPYSLSSVASEMNEMAKLVKQGKIQNVGVSNFSAKNMREADRVLREHGLRLISNQMKYSLLDRRIEQNGILDTAKELGIAIIAYSPLEQGILSGKFHKNPALVQSITGPRKWTSPFRSTGLKKSQPLITVLEELARKYDASATQIALNWLIHAHGETVFAIPGASKVHHAEENVKAMRFSLTSSELQEIDKVSKQVLSINN from the coding sequence ATGCTTTCTCCACTAGGTCTCGGCTGCTGGCAGTTTAGCAATGGACACGGAATGGTGGGGAAGTTTTGGCCTGTCATTGGACCTGACGATGTTTTAAAAATTGTGCAGACGAGTTTGCATGGGGGCATTAACTGGTTTGATACCGCAGAAGTATACGGCAAAGGTCAATCAGAACAGATGCTGGCAAAAGCCCTTAAAGACGCTGGGACACTAGCTGATTCTGCTCATATTGCGACAAAATGGTGGCCTGTATTTCGCACCGCCAAAAGCATCGGGAACACAATCGACGAGCGCATTCGTTTACTCGACAACCGCACCATCCATTTGCATCAAGTCCACCAGCCCTACTCCTTGTCATCTGTTGCAAGCGAAATGAATGAAATGGCCAAGCTCGTCAAGCAAGGCAAGATACAGAACGTAGGCGTCAGTAATTTTTCCGCCAAAAACATGCGAGAAGCCGATCGCGTATTGCGCGAGCATGGCCTGCGTCTCATCTCCAATCAAATGAAATACAGCCTGCTGGACAGGAGAATCGAACAAAACGGGATTCTGGATACGGCAAAAGAGTTGGGCATTGCCATTATCGCCTATTCTCCGCTTGAGCAAGGGATTCTAAGCGGGAAGTTTCATAAAAATCCAGCCCTTGTTCAGTCCATTACAGGACCCCGAAAATGGACATCACCCTTTCGTTCCACCGGGCTAAAAAAGTCCCAGCCGCTCATCACAGTCTTGGAGGAGCTTGCACGTAAATACGATGCATCCGCTACACAAATTGCCTTGAACTGGTTGATTCACGCTCATGGCGAAACGGTCTTTGCGATTCCAGGCGCGTCCAAGGTCCATCATGCGGAGGAAAATGTCAAAGCTATGCGCTTTTCTTTGACCTCGTCGGAATTGCAAGAGATCGATAAGGTTTCCAAACAAGTTCTGTCCATCAACAATTAA
- a CDS encoding serine hydrolase has protein sequence MELEKRLSAIIGQAEGTWGVVVEEQGSAKETRFEHVPDELFIAESVIKVPIMAAVFAASEQGHFRLDDQLVLRQEDLVGGSGILYALSPGLRLTIRDLVTLMIIQSDNTATNMLIDLVGKDQIDQTMIDLGMHQSCYSRKLMIYPLDITENNKITAGDVASMLGHLATGSFLSQRACKEMIAIMKKQQVRNGLPSQLPNEEESNYHGWELPCKSGWDTGRQHDVGLLYTNNRCFSITALSKDVTAQSALNTLGLLGRAVYDYAILAVDN, from the coding sequence GTGGAGCTGGAAAAAAGGTTGTCGGCTATTATCGGACAAGCGGAGGGGACTTGGGGCGTCGTTGTGGAGGAACAGGGCTCAGCGAAAGAAACCCGTTTTGAACATGTACCGGACGAGCTGTTTATTGCGGAGAGCGTCATCAAAGTGCCGATCATGGCTGCCGTTTTCGCGGCAAGTGAGCAGGGGCATTTTCGTTTGGATGATCAGCTTGTTCTACGCCAAGAGGATCTGGTAGGGGGATCGGGGATTTTGTACGCGCTATCCCCAGGCTTGAGGCTCACGATTCGCGACTTGGTGACCCTCATGATTATTCAGAGCGACAATACGGCGACAAATATGCTGATTGATTTGGTAGGAAAAGATCAGATTGATCAGACCATGATTGATTTGGGAATGCACCAAAGCTGTTATTCACGCAAACTCATGATTTATCCACTCGATATCACAGAAAACAATAAGATAACCGCTGGGGATGTTGCGAGTATGCTAGGTCATTTGGCAACGGGCAGTTTTCTGTCTCAGCGTGCCTGCAAAGAGATGATCGCCATTATGAAAAAGCAGCAAGTCCGTAATGGTCTGCCGTCCCAATTGCCAAATGAGGAAGAATCCAATTATCATGGATGGGAACTGCCGTGTAAATCCGGCTGGGATACCGGCAGACAGCATGATGTAGGCTTGCTATATACGAACAATCGCTGCTTTTCGATTACGGCCTTATCCAAAGATGTAACCGCTCAATCTGCTCTGAACACACTGGGATTACTGGGAAGAGCTGTGTATGACTACGCTATTTTGGCTGTCGATAATTAG
- a CDS encoding GerAB/ArcD/ProY family transporter produces the protein MQNSDKIGSRQFVILVTFITIGDSILILPSVPATEAGHDGWLSGLIGMALGLAIVYLFCLVGRIYPEQTLIEKNKLIFGRWLGTVFSILFMGAVLINGAVYIRTIGDFMTTHIMKATPIQAVMFLLVACAIYAVRLGLEAFARTSEIFFLWFVLTFVSFFLLLTPQFQFVNLLPFLENGMKPVIRGVFSVTAFPFSELVIFLMMTPLLDAKQKLTSAFLRGAIYGGVCLLAVIFLSLLVLGPELVSRETFPSYSLAKRVHVGEFFQRQEAMMALMWFVSIYFKVVLYMYGFCVGIKQLLHLKEHQSLTLPICILFVAIAIIIVPNQAFLYETYTYWPFFDLTIGFLYPLILLVGYWIRKQMNNKPATLQK, from the coding sequence ATGCAGAACTCCGATAAAATTGGCAGCCGTCAATTTGTCATCCTCGTAACATTCATCACCATAGGAGATTCCATCTTGATCTTACCTTCTGTACCTGCGACTGAAGCGGGTCACGATGGATGGCTATCAGGCTTGATCGGCATGGCGCTGGGGCTAGCCATCGTATACTTGTTTTGTCTAGTCGGTCGCATCTACCCCGAACAAACGCTGATTGAAAAAAACAAGCTCATATTTGGACGTTGGCTCGGGACAGTCTTTTCCATCCTCTTTATGGGGGCCGTGTTAATCAATGGCGCAGTCTATATACGAACAATTGGCGATTTCATGACTACGCACATTATGAAAGCAACACCTATCCAAGCTGTCATGTTTTTACTTGTTGCCTGTGCCATATACGCTGTTCGTTTAGGCCTTGAAGCTTTTGCACGGACCAGCGAAATCTTTTTCCTCTGGTTTGTCCTTACGTTCGTTTCGTTTTTTCTTTTGTTAACCCCTCAGTTCCAATTCGTGAACCTTCTCCCCTTCTTGGAAAATGGCATGAAGCCCGTTATAAGAGGAGTATTTTCCGTGACCGCTTTTCCCTTCTCAGAGCTGGTTATTTTCCTCATGATGACTCCACTCCTAGATGCAAAACAAAAGCTCACATCTGCATTTTTGCGAGGAGCGATATACGGTGGCGTTTGTCTGCTTGCCGTCATCTTCTTATCGCTTTTAGTGCTCGGCCCAGAATTGGTTTCCCGTGAGACGTTTCCTAGCTACTCCCTCGCCAAACGAGTCCATGTAGGAGAGTTCTTTCAAAGGCAGGAAGCAATGATGGCTCTCATGTGGTTTGTCTCCATTTATTTCAAAGTCGTACTGTATATGTATGGTTTCTGTGTAGGGATAAAGCAGCTTCTCCATTTAAAGGAGCATCAGTCGCTCACCTTGCCCATTTGCATCTTATTTGTCGCCATCGCGATTATCATCGTTCCAAACCAAGCTTTTTTATACGAAACGTATACGTACTGGCCATTCTTTGATTTAACAATAGGGTTCTTGTATCCGTTGATTCTTCTCGTCGGTTACTGGATACGGAAGCAAATGAACAACAAGCCGGCTACCCTCCAGAAGTAA
- a CDS encoding copper homeostasis protein CutC → MLVEVIATSVEDAKRAEQGGADRLELISGILEGGITPSWGLIEAVVKAVSIPVNVMVRPHSQLFCYTAEELSVMRQDVRIIRELGAAGVVIGMLTPENRLDQRGMEQVLGESGSLHVTFHRAFDNAVDQMEAARILLEYPQVRTILTSGGKKTAIEGADCIGQLVKLTENTQLAILAGSGLSLANVGDLVKRTGVKEVHFGSAVREEGQALRYVDAERVAAIKQLL, encoded by the coding sequence ATGCTAGTGGAAGTGATTGCGACTTCAGTTGAGGATGCAAAACGTGCGGAGCAGGGCGGAGCTGATAGGCTGGAGCTCATCTCGGGAATTTTGGAGGGAGGCATTACTCCGAGCTGGGGATTGATTGAGGCAGTGGTCAAGGCGGTTTCGATCCCCGTAAACGTCATGGTGCGACCGCATAGCCAATTGTTTTGCTATACAGCAGAAGAACTTTCTGTCATGCGGCAGGATGTACGTATCATCCGTGAGCTTGGGGCGGCAGGTGTCGTAATTGGCATGCTGACTCCGGAAAATAGGCTTGATCAGAGGGGGATGGAGCAGGTGCTTGGTGAATCAGGTTCATTACATGTGACATTCCACCGTGCGTTTGATAATGCCGTCGATCAAATGGAAGCAGCACGTATTCTTCTGGAATATCCCCAGGTTCGTACGATTCTAACTTCTGGGGGCAAAAAAACGGCAATCGAGGGAGCTGATTGCATCGGGCAGCTCGTCAAGCTGACAGAGAACACACAGCTTGCGATTTTGGCAGGAAGCGGATTGTCGCTAGCTAACGTGGGAGACCTCGTGAAACGTACGGGTGTCAAAGAGGTTCATTTTGGATCGGCAGTACGAGAAGAAGGACAGGCTCTCCGATACGTCGATGCAGAGCGAGTGGCAGCGATCAAACAACTACTGTAA